The following is a genomic window from Janibacter sp. DB-40.
GCGGCGACGGACCAGCGTCTGGAGATCCCGGGCGAGGACCTCGACGGCACCATCTCCGCCACGGAGCTCGTCAACTGGTACTGCGGTCACCCGGACGCTGCGGGCGAGCGCGTGGAGGCAGCGATCACGGCGGCGACGTCCGCCGTGGTCATCGGTGTCGGCAACGTCGCCGTCGACGTGACGCGCGTGCTGAGTAAGACCGCTCCCGAGCTCGACCACACGGACATGCCCCAGCACGTGCTCGACCTGCTGGCGGCGACCAGCATCACGAGCATCACCGTGCTCGGTCGCCGCGGCCCGGCCCAGGCCGCCTTCACGACCAAGGAGCTCAAGGAGCTCGGGGAGCTCGCCGACGCCGACGTGCTCGTCGATGCGCACGACCTCGCGCTCGACCCGGTCAGCGAGGCCGACATCGAGGGTGAGCGACGCCGGGAGCGCAACATGGAGGTCTTGGAGGAGTGGTCCACGAGGACGCCGGCCCGGGGCCGCCGCACGATCCGGCTGCGCTTCTTCTCCCAGCCGGTCGAGATCACCGGACCGGACAGGGTCACCGGGGTCCGTGTCGAGCGCACCCGGCTCGACGCCGACGGCTCACTGCACGGGACCGGTGAGTACACGACGATCGACGCCGACCTGGTCGTGCGCTCGGTGGGGTACCAGGGGATGCCGCTGGCCGGTGTCCCCTTCGACGAGGCCCGCGGTGTCGTCCCCCACGCCGAGGGCCGCGTCGTCGACGACGGGACCGTCGTCCCCGGGGAGTACGTCGCCGGCTGGATCAAGCGCGGACCGACCGGCATCATCGGGACGAACAAGAAGGACGCCACCGCGACGGTGCGCTCGCTCCTCGCCGACGCGGCGCAGCTCCCGCGTGCGGCCCAACCCGATCCGGATGCGGTGACGACCCACCTGTCGGAGCGCGGCGTCCGCTACGTCGACGTCGACGGATGGCACGCGATCGACGCCGCCGAGATCGCGCTCGGGGAGTCGAAGGGCCGCCCCCGGACCACCCTGCACGACCGGGAAGCGCTCCTGGAGTCGGCGCGGCGGGGCGTTCGCGACTGACGCG
Proteins encoded in this region:
- a CDS encoding FAD-dependent oxidoreductase; this encodes MPDNGSATRPLRVAIIGSGPSGLYAAEALTRHDEVEVSIDVFDRLPAPFGLARYGVAPDHLALRSVRNTLETVLDDPAVRLLANVEVGTDISVEELHRFYDAIVFTYGAATDQRLEIPGEDLDGTISATELVNWYCGHPDAAGERVEAAITAATSAVVIGVGNVAVDVTRVLSKTAPELDHTDMPQHVLDLLAATSITSITVLGRRGPAQAAFTTKELKELGELADADVLVDAHDLALDPVSEADIEGERRRERNMEVLEEWSTRTPARGRRTIRLRFFSQPVEITGPDRVTGVRVERTRLDADGSLHGTGEYTTIDADLVVRSVGYQGMPLAGVPFDEARGVVPHAEGRVVDDGTVVPGEYVAGWIKRGPTGIIGTNKKDATATVRSLLADAAQLPRAAQPDPDAVTTHLSERGVRYVDVDGWHAIDAAEIALGESKGRPRTTLHDREALLESARRGVRD